The DNA region TGCAGAGACCTGTTTTATGGCTTTGATTATTCAGATTTCTTTGGAGACAGCAACCTGGAAAGGTCAAAAGTTATCACAAATGGTGTGAACTTCATGGAAGACCTGTCCCGCAAAGACACTAAAAAATCATATTTAAAAGAAGCACTGCTTTTAAAAAAATGGCTGTCATTATGCAGAAGCAGAGCCAGTGAAAAAGAAAGATTTGAAGCGGCATTCTTTGAGGCAGTAAGAACAGTCCTTGTTAAAGTCTCTTCCGATAAAAAACTGTCATTTCATGAAATCAACGCTCAAATTACAAAACTGCTCAACCAATCAATTAAAAGCACCGGCGTAATCAATGTAATCAATGTCAGCGAGGAAGTATCATTATTTGATCCAGAATTTTTAGATAAGGTGCGTGCAATGGAGGCTTCTAATTTGACAATCTCTCTTTTGGAAAAATTGCTCAATGACCAAGTGAAAGGTTATACACGCACAAATATTGTAAAATCAGAAGAATTTTCAGATTTACTGAAGCAGACCATGAACAGCTATATCAATGGCCACATTACTAATGATGAGGTAATTGAAGAGTTAATTAGAATTGCAAGGCTTTTACGCGATGCACATAATGAAGGGGAAGAATTGGGATTGACCGAAGAGGAACTGGCATTTTACAATGTTATTGCACTTCCCGAAAACATTCACGATTTTTATGACGATGAAACCCTCATCAAAATTACACACGAACTTACCGAGTCTTTAAGAAGAAACAAAACTATTGACTGGCAGAAAAAAGAGTCTGCAAGAGCTAAAATGAGACGTACAGTAAAAAGATTACTTAAAAAATATGATTATCCTCCAAGCGAAATGAAATTTGCAATGGAAAAAGTTATAGCACAATGTGAATTGTGGGTAGATGAATCAGCATAGGTGATTAAATGGCAAAAGAAAATACCTCGGAAATAGGATTTGAAAAGCAAATTTGGGATGCGGCCGATGAACTGAGAGGTTCAATGGATGCAGCAGAATATAAACATGTAGTATTGGGATTGATTTTTTTAAAATACCTGTCAGATAAGTTTGAAGAAAAATACCAGGAACTTGTCGATGAAGGCGACGGATTTGAAGAAGACATTGATGAATATACTTCAGAAAACATATTCTTTGTCCCGCCGGAAGCCCGTTGGGATGAAATTGCAAAAAAAGCAAACACTGAAGAAAACGGATTAACAATTGACAATGCAATGAAAGCCATTGAAGACAATAACAAATCACTTAAAGGAATTTTACCTAAAAACTTCTCAAGACCTGAATTGGACAAGAAAAAACTTGGTGCAGTAATAGACATATTCACTAACGTCCAGATGTCCGAAAAAGGAGATAAAAAAGACATTTTGGGACGTACTTATGAATACTGCCTAAGCATGTTTGCAGAAACCGAAGGAAAAAAAGCAGGAGAGTTTTACACTCCCGCATGTGTTGTAAAAACATTGGTTTCAGTTTTAAAACCATATGATGGAAGAGTTTACGACCCTTGCTGCGGTTCCGGAGGAATGTTTGTACAATCCAAAAACTTCATTGAAAACCACAGCGGAAATATCAACAAAATATCCATTTACGGTCAGGAATCAAATCCTACAACATGGAAAATGGCTAAAATGAACTTAGCTATACGTGGTCTTGAAGCAGACCTTGGAGAACATCAGGAAGATACATTTTTAAATGACTTGCATCCTACATTGAAGGCAGACTTTGTCATGGCAAATCCGCCATTCAATCTTAAAAAATGGGGACAGGAACAA from Methanobrevibacter sp. includes:
- a CDS encoding class I SAM-dependent DNA methyltransferase, whose amino-acid sequence is MAKENTSEIGFEKQIWDAADELRGSMDAAEYKHVVLGLIFLKYLSDKFEEKYQELVDEGDGFEEDIDEYTSENIFFVPPEARWDEIAKKANTEENGLTIDNAMKAIEDNNKSLKGILPKNFSRPELDKKKLGAVIDIFTNVQMSEKGDKKDILGRTYEYCLSMFAETEGKKAGEFYTPACVVKTLVSVLKPYDGRVYDPCCGSGGMFVQSKNFIENHSGNINKISIYGQESNPTTWKMAKMNLAIRGLEADLGEHQEDTFLNDLHPTLKADFVMANPPFNLKKWGQEQLQDDLRWKYGIPPKGNANFAWMQHMIHHLSPRGKIGLVLANGSLSSTTSGEGKIRQAIVEDDLVECIVALPTQLFYTTGIPVCLWFLNRDKKQKGKTLFIDAREMGTMVSRKLRELTDEDIDLIADTFTKFEEGTLEDEKGFCKVSDLEEIKKHDFILTPGRYVGFKPEEDDGIPFEEKMKTLTSELDELFKESNELEGKIRQSLKEIGFEF